The Urbifossiella limnaea genome has a window encoding:
- a CDS encoding proton-conducting transporter transmembrane domain-containing protein produces MPLFDPAALLQASPLTLLGTLVVAAPAALVAVLGIPSLLDRPLSERAAARAVAVTTGVGLAAVVAVFVLMLTGDTRHVVVGLGDWVHVGHHDSAPHYHFAVTFVFDRLSVPFAALSLVLCGTIGAFAVRYMHREPGYNRFFVLYAVFMAGMVITSLAGTIETLFAGWELVGLSSALLVAFFQERPAPSRNGLRVWTVYRVSDAALLLAAVILHHLSGEGNLDRVLGPGPWPHGEVHLSGAQVLAVSGLLLVAAAGKSALVPFSGWLPRAMEGPTPSSAVFYGALSVHLGAFLLLRVSPLLDTSAGLSAAVLALGLATAAYAALAGRVQTDIKSALSFASLTQVGLIVAEVGAGYWLGEWFRYVPLVHLLGHACLRTLQFVRAPTFLQDQRALENAIGARLPPPGVFGRPGLYRFALERGYLDAVLTDYVARPFAALFGWFDALERRATAALAGTRAPGEPGDRSLSESA; encoded by the coding sequence ATGCCGCTTTTCGACCCGGCCGCCCTACTCCAGGCGTCGCCGCTGACGCTCCTGGGCACGCTCGTCGTCGCCGCCCCGGCGGCGCTCGTGGCCGTACTCGGCATCCCCTCGCTGCTCGACCGGCCGCTGTCGGAGCGGGCCGCAGCGCGGGCCGTGGCCGTCACGACCGGCGTCGGCCTCGCGGCGGTCGTCGCCGTCTTCGTACTCATGTTGACCGGGGACACCCGGCACGTCGTCGTCGGCCTCGGCGACTGGGTCCACGTCGGCCACCACGACTCCGCCCCGCACTACCACTTCGCCGTGACGTTCGTCTTCGACCGGCTGTCGGTGCCGTTCGCGGCGCTGTCGCTGGTGCTGTGCGGGACGATCGGGGCGTTCGCCGTGCGGTACATGCACCGCGAGCCGGGGTACAACCGGTTCTTCGTCCTGTACGCCGTGTTCATGGCCGGCATGGTCATCACCTCGCTGGCCGGCACCATTGAGACGCTGTTCGCCGGGTGGGAGCTGGTCGGCCTGTCCAGCGCGCTGCTGGTGGCGTTCTTCCAGGAGCGGCCGGCGCCGAGCCGGAACGGGCTGCGCGTGTGGACCGTGTACCGCGTGTCCGACGCGGCCCTGCTGCTGGCGGCGGTCATCCTCCACCACCTGAGCGGCGAGGGGAACTTGGACCGCGTCCTCGGCCCCGGCCCGTGGCCGCACGGCGAGGTCCACCTGAGCGGCGCCCAGGTGCTGGCCGTCAGCGGGCTGCTGCTGGTGGCGGCGGCGGGGAAGTCGGCGCTGGTGCCGTTCTCCGGCTGGCTGCCGCGGGCGATGGAGGGGCCGACGCCGTCCAGCGCCGTGTTCTACGGGGCGCTGTCGGTCCACCTGGGGGCGTTCCTGCTGCTGCGCGTCAGCCCGCTGCTGGACACGTCGGCGGGGCTGTCGGCGGCGGTGCTGGCGCTCGGGCTCGCGACGGCGGCGTACGCCGCGCTGGCCGGGCGGGTGCAGACGGACATCAAGTCGGCGCTGTCGTTCGCGTCGCTGACGCAGGTGGGGCTGATCGTGGCGGAGGTCGGCGCCGGGTACTGGCTAGGCGAGTGGTTCCGGTACGTGCCGCTGGTCCACCTGCTGGGCCACGCCTGCCTGCGGACGCTGCAGTTCGTGCGCGCCCCGACGTTCCTTCAGGACCAGCGGGCGCTGGAGAACGCGATCGGGGCGCGGCTGCCGCCGCCCGGGGTGTTCGGCCGGCCGGGGCTGTACCGGTTCGCGCTGGAGCGCGGCTACCTCGACGCGGTGCTGACGGACTACGTGGCCCGCCCGTTCGCGGCGCTGTTCGGCTGGTTCGACGCGCTGGAACGCCGGGCCACCGCCGCGCTGGCGGGGACGCGCGCCCCCGGCGAGCCGGGTGACCGTTCCTTGTCGGAGTCCGCATGA
- a CDS encoding DUF2309 domain-containing protein, with amino-acid sequence MGERSDAPDDRLARAVDHAAHLLPAQGPITVFIHHNTLHAFEHLTFDEAVAQAARVFGCQPYLSEERYRAELRRGRIRFDGLRAVLRDDLGGRADESVVGLASRLELRLAMLRFTVWTGPAAELDWFLAETDALRRCRPDVSAADRGRLVSETRRWVMRDLRGRAEGAGLFEGFRVGGIETWDEAAWEAFALTALWRVCGAGLRGVPAAPVPPAGPRRHRDLLLGATGADTDSLVHDVLTRFCAAFLDQGVSHWPLPDRERGLYHAFLALYGRPGGPPDLWLKALAAEAARVRDANVGPLESVRQSLAALGVAEDEWDDFLSATLLALRGWGGMVREVEIRADRVAVPIPKGSLVEFLAVRLLLDRLALAHVAKAELGYAGELAALRDALKARVPAAAPPTAGQRAMPVFQLAQVLGWSPDELNRLTPAAWAELAAEVEAFGEIERRRVFHLAYERRFTIQTLDALALHPRQARTTTPRFQLITCLDEREESFRRHVEEVAPDAQTFGAAGFFALAMYYRGATEAHFVPLCPIVLTPAHWVEEQAEEQLEGAHRRLRRTQQVLGAAAHQAHVGTRSMALGAVLTGSFGVLAGIPLVARTLFPRLTARFRDRVAGYVQRAPKTRLRLERNPAATPGPENGNLGFTLDEMVDIGERLLRDVGLISGFARLVFTVGHGSSSMNNPHRSAYDCGACGGSPGAPNGRGVATVLNDPRVRRGLAARGIHVPEETWFVGGVHNTCNDRVTLFDLDRVPDGHRGELNRVRDEIDQACDRNAHERCRRFMSARLDLTFEEARRHVEGRSEDLAQTRPELGHATNAIVHVGRRERTRGLYFDRRAFLTSYDPTQDNATGDVLARTMGAIFPVCGGINLEYYFSHVDPAGYGCGTKLPHNVTALLGVMDGAQSDLRTGLPWQMTEIHEPVRLLIVCETTPAVMDHILANNPLGRALTANGWVRVAVQAPDTNELRVYKAGAWVPYEPQADHLPRAATSADWYRGWRDHLEFAEIGPAVG; translated from the coding sequence ATGGGCGAGCGCAGTGATGCCCCGGACGACCGTCTCGCCCGCGCCGTCGACCACGCCGCCCACCTCCTGCCGGCGCAGGGGCCGATCACCGTCTTCATCCACCACAACACGCTGCACGCCTTCGAGCACCTCACGTTCGACGAGGCGGTGGCGCAGGCCGCCCGCGTGTTCGGCTGTCAGCCGTACCTGAGTGAGGAGCGCTACCGGGCCGAGCTCCGCCGCGGCCGCATCCGGTTCGACGGCCTCCGCGCCGTCCTCCGCGACGACCTCGGCGGCCGCGCCGACGAGTCGGTCGTCGGCCTCGCCTCGCGGCTCGAGCTGCGGCTGGCGATGCTGCGGTTCACCGTGTGGACCGGCCCCGCCGCCGAGCTCGACTGGTTCCTCGCCGAGACCGACGCCCTGCGCCGCTGCCGGCCCGACGTGTCCGCCGCCGACCGCGGCCGGCTCGTGTCCGAGACGCGGCGGTGGGTGATGCGCGACCTGCGCGGCCGGGCGGAAGGCGCCGGGCTGTTCGAGGGGTTCCGCGTCGGCGGGATCGAGACGTGGGACGAGGCCGCGTGGGAGGCGTTCGCGCTCACCGCCCTGTGGCGCGTCTGCGGCGCCGGCCTCCGTGGCGTCCCCGCCGCGCCGGTGCCGCCGGCCGGCCCGCGGCGCCACCGCGACCTGCTGCTGGGCGCCACCGGCGCCGACACCGACTCGCTCGTGCACGACGTGCTGACGCGGTTCTGCGCCGCGTTCCTGGATCAGGGCGTGTCGCACTGGCCGCTGCCGGACCGCGAGCGCGGCCTGTACCACGCCTTCCTCGCGCTGTACGGCCGGCCCGGCGGCCCGCCGGACCTCTGGCTGAAGGCCCTCGCCGCCGAGGCGGCCCGCGTGCGTGACGCGAACGTCGGCCCGCTCGAATCGGTGCGGCAGTCGCTGGCCGCGCTCGGCGTCGCCGAGGACGAGTGGGACGATTTTCTTTCCGCCACGCTGCTGGCGCTGCGCGGCTGGGGCGGCATGGTGCGCGAGGTCGAGATCCGCGCCGACCGCGTCGCCGTGCCCATCCCGAAGGGGAGCCTCGTCGAGTTCCTCGCGGTCCGGCTGCTGCTCGACCGGCTGGCGCTGGCCCACGTGGCGAAGGCCGAGCTGGGCTACGCCGGCGAGTTGGCCGCGCTGCGGGACGCGCTGAAGGCGCGGGTGCCCGCGGCGGCACCGCCGACGGCCGGGCAGCGGGCCATGCCGGTGTTCCAGCTCGCGCAGGTGCTCGGCTGGTCGCCGGACGAGCTGAACCGGCTGACGCCCGCCGCGTGGGCCGAACTCGCCGCCGAGGTGGAAGCCTTCGGCGAGATCGAGCGGCGGCGGGTGTTCCACCTGGCCTACGAGCGGCGCTTCACCATCCAGACGCTCGACGCCCTGGCCCTGCACCCGCGGCAGGCCCGGACCACCACCCCGCGGTTCCAGCTCATCACCTGCCTGGACGAGCGCGAGGAGTCGTTCCGCCGGCACGTCGAGGAGGTGGCGCCGGACGCGCAGACGTTCGGCGCCGCCGGCTTCTTCGCGCTGGCGATGTACTACCGCGGCGCGACCGAGGCGCACTTCGTGCCGCTGTGCCCGATCGTGCTGACGCCGGCGCACTGGGTGGAGGAGCAGGCCGAGGAGCAGCTCGAAGGGGCCCACCGCCGGCTGCGGCGGACGCAGCAGGTGCTCGGCGCCGCGGCGCACCAGGCCCACGTCGGCACCCGCAGCATGGCGCTCGGCGCGGTCCTGACCGGCAGCTTCGGCGTGCTCGCCGGCATCCCGCTGGTGGCGCGGACGCTGTTCCCGCGGCTGACGGCGCGGTTCCGCGACCGGGTGGCGGGGTACGTTCAACGTGCCCCCAAGACGCGGCTGCGGCTCGAGCGGAACCCGGCCGCCACGCCCGGCCCGGAGAACGGCAACCTGGGCTTTACCCTCGACGAGATGGTGGACATCGGCGAGCGGCTGCTCCGCGACGTGGGGCTGATTTCCGGCTTCGCCCGGCTGGTGTTCACGGTCGGGCACGGCTCGTCGAGCATGAACAACCCGCACCGGTCGGCCTACGACTGCGGGGCGTGCGGCGGCAGCCCCGGGGCGCCGAACGGCCGCGGCGTGGCCACCGTGCTCAACGACCCGCGCGTCCGCCGCGGCCTGGCCGCGCGGGGCATTCACGTCCCCGAAGAGACGTGGTTCGTCGGCGGGGTCCACAACACGTGCAACGACCGCGTCACGCTGTTCGACCTGGACCGCGTGCCGGACGGCCACCGCGGCGAGCTGAACCGCGTCCGGGACGAGATCGATCAGGCGTGCGACCGGAACGCCCACGAGCGGTGCCGGCGGTTCATGTCGGCCCGGCTGGACCTGACGTTCGAGGAGGCCCGCCGGCACGTCGAGGGGCGGAGCGAGGACCTGGCCCAGACGCGGCCGGAGTTGGGGCACGCGACGAACGCCATCGTGCACGTCGGCCGGCGGGAGCGGACGCGCGGCCTGTACTTCGACCGGCGCGCGTTCCTGACCTCCTACGACCCGACGCAGGACAACGCGACCGGCGACGTCCTGGCCCGCACGATGGGGGCCATCTTCCCGGTGTGCGGCGGGATCAACCTGGAGTACTACTTCTCGCACGTGGACCCGGCGGGCTACGGGTGCGGCACGAAGCTGCCGCACAACGTGACCGCGCTGCTGGGCGTGATGGACGGCGCGCAGAGCGACCTGCGGACCGGCCTGCCGTGGCAGATGACGGAGATCCACGAGCCGGTGCGGCTGCTGATCGTGTGCGAGACGACGCCGGCGGTGATGGACCACATCCTGGCGAACAACCCGCTCGGCCGGGCGCTGACGGCGAACGGCTGGGTGCGGGTGGCGGTGCAGGCGCCGGACACGAACGAGCTGCGGGTGTACAAGGCCGGGGCGTGGGTGCCGTACGAGCCGCAGGCGGACCACCTGCCGCGGGCGGCGACCTCGGCCGACTGGTACCGCGGCTGGCGCGACCACCTGGAGTTCGCGGAGATCGGGCCGGCGGTCGGTTGA